In Onychomys torridus unplaced genomic scaffold, mOncTor1.1, whole genome shotgun sequence, the sequence TACAAAGTAGTTTCTGACACCAAACTTTCCTGAGGGCATTCTTCATCTCCATGTTTCTCAGGGTGTAGATCAGAGGGTTGAACATGGGAGCTATGACGGTGTAGAAAAGAGCAAACACTTTATCTTCTGGGTAAGAGACAGCTGGTCTAATGTATATGAAAAGCACAggcacaaagaacaaaacaacaacagtgaCATGGGAACTGCATGTAGAAAGAGCTTTGCTGCGTCTCTCTGCTGGGTAAGCTCTGAGGGTGTATAATATGAAAGAGTAAGACCATATCAAGACAACAAAGGTCACCAGTCCCATCATGCCTGAGTTGGCAACCACCACAAGTCCGACTCTGTACGTCCTGGTGCAGGCAAGTGACAGCAAAGGATAAATATCACAGAAATAGTGATCCATCTCATTGGGGCCACAGAAGGGAAGGCCGATAGCAAGGAGGCTCTGGAAGAAAGAATGTATAAAAGCACCAGCACAGCAAGCCGCAACCATGGCACAGCACCTCCCCCTGCTCATGATGACGGTGTAGTGCAGGGgcttgcagatggccacatagcgatcaTAGGCCATCACTGTGAGGATGAGGATCTCGATTCCTCCGAAGAAGTGCATGGTAAAAAGCTGAGCCATACAGCTGGCATAAGAAATTGTGTTCCTTTCTATGAGAAGACCAGTGAGAAGCTTGGGAGTCACTGTGGAGGTATAGCACAGGTCTGACAAAGCAAGGtcattaaggaagaaatacattGG encodes:
- the LOC118575196 gene encoding LOW QUALITY PROTEIN: olfactory receptor 4P4-like (The sequence of the model RefSeq protein was modified relative to this genomic sequence to represent the inferred CDS: inserted 1 base in 1 codon) produces the protein MENTNNITEFILLGLSQNKKIKILCFLLFLFCYIAILWGNIFIIISITLSRLNEQPMYFFLNDLALSDLCYTSTVTPKLLTGLLIERNTISYASCMAQLFTMHFFGGIEILILTVMAYDRYVAICKPLHYTVIMSRGRCCAMVAACCAGAFIHSFFQSLLAIGLPFCGPNEMDHYFCDIYPLLSLACTRTYRVGLVVVANSGMMGLVTFVVLIWSYSFILYTLRAYPAERRSKALSTCSSHVTVVVLFFVPVLFIYIRPAVSYPEDKVFALFYTVIAPMFNPLIYTLRNMEMKNALRKVWCQKLXLYWKENHDIHC